The genomic window GCCTTGCGCGGCGATTTCCGCCTCGGGTTCTTCAACGCGGCCTTGCTGAAAGACCCCGAGGGCGTGCTGGAGAAAAGCGGGCCCAACACCAGCCACCCCGACACCCTGCGATTCACCGAAACTGCGCAGGTGGCGCAGATGGAGCCGGTGATCGTGGCCTGCCTGGCCGAGGCGATGGGCCATGCCGAGGCGGGCGTCAAGCCGCCGAAGGTGGAACGCGACCTCGACCTGCCCGAGGAACTGGTCGAGGCGCTGGACGCAGACCCCGATCTGGCCGAGGCATTCCACGGCCTGACCCCCGGTCGGCAGCGAAGCTACGTGATACATCTCGGGTCGGCCAAGACCTCTGAAACCCGGGTGGCACGGATCACCCGGTCGCGCGACAGGATCATTGCCGGCAAGGGCGCGAACGAGCGTTAAGCGGGTCTCGCTATCCGTCATGTTCCGGGTCGCGGTGCCGGTTCGATCCGGCTAAGGCTGCGGCATGATACAGCAAAGAACCATACCGCCACGCGCCTGGGCCGAGCTTCTGCTGCTGGCATTTATCTGGGGCGGGTCGTTCCTGATGAACCGGCTGGCGCTGGACGGGGTCGGCGTGTTCACCACCGTCGCCGTGCGGGTGGCGGGGGCCTGCATGATCCTCTGGGCGGTGGTGCTGTGGCGCGGGCTGGCGCTGCCACGCGGCGCGGGCGTCTGGGCGGCGTTTCTGCTGATGGGGGTGTTGAACAACGCCATCCCCTTCACGCTGATCACCTGGGGACAACTGACGATTCCCTCGGGGCTTGCCGCCATCCTGAATGCGTCGACGGCGCTGATCGGGGTGCTGGTGGCCGCCATCGCCTTCCGCGACGAGGCGCTGACCGGGCGCAAGCTGGCGGGCGTGGGTTTCGGCTTTGCCGGGGTGGTGGTGGTGATCGGGTGGGGCGCGCTGGCGCGGCTGGACCTGACATCACTGGCACAACTGGCGCTGATCGGGGCGTCGCTGTCCTATGCGCTGGCGGGCGTCTGGGCACGCAAGCGGCTGGGCGGCCTGGCCCCGCAGGTGGCCGCAGCCGGAATGCTGACCGGATCGAGCCTGATCATGTTGCCGACCGCGCTGTGGCTGGAGGGGTGGCCCGCGCTGGATCATGGCGCGGCGGTCTGGGGGGCGCTGGGGTATCTTGCGGTGGTGGCCACGGCCTTTGCCTATCTGCTCTATTACCGCGTCCTGGGCATGGCTGGGGCGGGCAACCTGAGCCTCGTCACGCTGCTGGTGGCCCCGGTGGCAATCGCACTTGGCGCGCTGGTGCTGGGCGAGGCCCTGCCGCTGCGCGCCTACGTCGGCTTTGCGCTGATCGCCTGCGGCCTTGCGGTGATCGACGGGCGCATCCTGCGGCTGTTCCGCAGACGGGCATGGCGCAAAGATTCCGCGTGAATTCCCCGCCGCCCGGCGTTACCACGGCCCGGGCAGCGGGGGTGCGTTCTGATGATCTATCAATCGGCAAGTGACTGGCGGGCGACGACGGCCAAGCGGGTGCTGCTGTTCGGCATGTCGGGCCTTGGCAAGACCCACCTTGCCAACATGCTGCGCGAGGGGGACGCCTGGTTCCACTACTCGGTCGATTACCGGATCGGCACGCGCTACATGGGCGAATACATCGCCGACAACTTCAAGCGCGAGGCGATGCGCCTGCCCTTCCTGCGCGAATTGCTGATGACCGATTCGGTTTACATCACCTCGAACATCACCTTCAACAATCTGGCACCGCTTTCGACCTACCTCGGCAAGCCCGGCGATCCGGCGCGCGGCGGGGTGCCGTTCGCCGAATACTGCCTGCGCCAGAGCCAGCACCGCGAGGCGGAAATCGCGGCCCTCCATGACACCACGCGCTTCATCCACCGCGCACAGGACCTGTATGGTTACCGCAATTTCGTCTGCGACAGCGGCGGGTCGATCTGCGAGGTGGTGGAACCCGACAACCCCGCCGACCCGGTGCTGCGCGAACTGGCCGACAACCTGCTGCTGGTCTGGCTCAAGGGGTCCGACGCGCATCAGGCCGAACTCATCCGCCGCTTCGACCGCGCGCCGAAACCGATGTATTACCAGCCCGCGTTCCTCGCGCGGATCTGGGCCGACTGGCTGACACAGCAGGGTCTGGCCGAAGATCAGGTCGACCCCGACGCCTTCCTGCGCTTTGCCTATGCGCAGGTGCTGGAGCACCGCCAGCCGCGCTATGCAGCCATGGCACGCTGGGGCGTGACCGTGACGCCCGAGGAGGTGGCGGCGGTGCGCGACGTGGCCGGTTTCGAAGACCTGATCGCCCGCGCCATCGACCGGCGCGGGGTTGAGGACGCGCCCGCCCCCGCATAGATACCGCCCCCCTGCCAGACCCCGGGAACACAGATGCCGATCACCCTGCCCGCCACCCTGCCCGCCTTCGAAGTCCTGCGCCGCGAGGGCGTCATGGTCATGTCGCCCGAACGCGCGGCCACGCAGGAAATCCGCCCGCTGCGCATCGCGCTGTTGAATCTGATGCCGAAGAAGATCCAGACCGAGAACCAGTTCGCCCGGCTGATCGGCGCCACGCCCTTGCAGATCGACCTGCACCTGATCCGGATGAGCGAGCATCAGACCAAGAACACCGCCGCCGAGCACATGGAGGCCTTCTATCGCCCCTTTCAGGAGGTCAAGGCCGAGAAGTTCGACGGCCTGATCATCACCGGCGCGCCGATCGAGCATCTGGATTTCACGCAGGTCACCTACTGGGACGAGCTCTGCGAGGTGATGGACTGGACGCAAAGCCACGTCCATTCCACCTTCGGCGTCTGCTGGGGCGGCATGGCGATGATCAACCATTTCCATTCCGTGCCCAAGCACCTGCTGGCGGCCAAGGCGTTCGGCTGCTTCCGCCACCGCAACGTCGCCCCGACCTCGCCCTACCTGCGCGGCTTTTCCGACGACTGCGTGATCCCGGTCAGCCGCTGGACCGAGATGCGCCAGCCCGAGATCGACGCCGCCCCCGGCCTGCGCACCCTGCTGGCCTCGGACGAGGTCGGCCCCTGTCTGGTCGAGGATGCCGGGCACCGCGCGCTCTACATCTTCAACCATTTCGAATACGACAGCGACACGCTGAAACAGGAATATGACCGCGACGTGGCCGCAGGCAGGGCAATCAACGTGCCGCTGAACTACTATCCCGATGACAATCCCGCGATGACCCCGCTGAACCGCTGGAGAAGCCACGCCCACCTGCTATATGGCAATTGGATCAACGAGATATACCAGTCAACCCCGTATGATATCAAAGCCATTGGCAGCTAGCTTCATCATCGCGGCCCTTGCTGCCAGCGGCTGCGCCGCCGTGGTGGACCGGCGGGCCGACGCGCGCGAGACGGCAGCCGAGGCCCGCTTTCCGCCCGAGGGTCGGCTGATCGCGGTGCCGGGCGGCAACGTCCATGCCGTTACCCGCGGCGCCGGGCGCGACCTCGTGCTGATCCACGGCGCATCCGGCAATACCCGCGACTTCACCCTGCGGCTGGTCGATCTGCTTGAAACCGACTTCCGCGTGACGGTATTCGATCGTCCTGGCCTTGGCTGGTCCGACGACCTTGGCACGCCCGGCATCAGCCCACTGGTGCAGGCCGATGCGCTGCGCGCCGCGGCGGAAACGCTGGGGTTGCACCGGCCGATCGTGCTTGGCCACAGCTACGGCGGGGCGGTGGCGATGGCCTGGGCGCTGCGCGACCCCGAAACGGCTGGCCTTGTCATCGTGTCGGGGGCCACCATGCCCTGGCCCGGCGGGCTGGGGCCGTGGTACGCGATTTCGGCCAGCAGGCTGGGCGGGGCAACCGTGGTTCCGCTGATCTCGGCCTTCGCGTCAGAAGCGCAGGCCGAAGCGGCGGTGGCATCCGTCTTCGCGCCGCAGATCCCGCCGCCGGGCTATGCCGAGGGCATCGGCATCGGCCTGACGCTGCGCCGCGACAGCATCCGGGTCAACTCGCGTCAGGTCAGCGGGCTGAAACCCCACCTGGAGCGGATGCTGCCGAACTATCCGCGCCTGACGCTGCCGGTCGAACTGGTGCATGGCGATGCCGACACGGTGGTGCCGGTGCGGGTCCATGCCGAGCCGCTGTCGCGCCTTCTGCCCGACGCAACGCTGACCGTGCTGCCCGGCGTCGGCCACATGCCGCACCACACCAACCCCGAGGTCGTGGTCGCCGCCATCCGCCGTGCCGCCGCAAGGTCGCGCTGAGCCGCCGATTGCACTGGCCCCCGGCTTGGCCCTAAGGTGATCCGCACAGCAAGGAGACCGCGATGCCCCTGCCCTTCGACGGCGCGATCAGCCACTACTTCAAGGAAGGCGCCCCCAATGCCATCCGCAAGGCCATCGAGGATGCAGACCACAACGACCTCTACGACCCCGCCTTCCCCTACCGCGAGGAAATGAGGCGCAAGGATTATGACGCGCAG from Paracoccaceae bacterium Fryx2 includes these protein-coding regions:
- a CDS encoding YdeI/OmpD-associated family protein produces the protein MITDIEDYFTKGCGRCDRFDTPECSTRRWEGGLRDLRRICLDAGLVETLKWAHPCYMHAGRNIAIIGALRGDFRLGFFNAALLKDPEGVLEKSGPNTSHPDTLRFTETAQVAQMEPVIVACLAEAMGHAEAGVKPPKVERDLDLPEELVEALDADPDLAEAFHGLTPGRQRSYVIHLGSAKTSETRVARITRSRDRIIAGKGANER
- a CDS encoding DMT family transporter; the encoded protein is MIQQRTIPPRAWAELLLLAFIWGGSFLMNRLALDGVGVFTTVAVRVAGACMILWAVVLWRGLALPRGAGVWAAFLLMGVLNNAIPFTLITWGQLTIPSGLAAILNASTALIGVLVAAIAFRDEALTGRKLAGVGFGFAGVVVVIGWGALARLDLTSLAQLALIGASLSYALAGVWARKRLGGLAPQVAAAGMLTGSSLIMLPTALWLEGWPALDHGAAVWGALGYLAVVATAFAYLLYYRVLGMAGAGNLSLVTLLVAPVAIALGALVLGEALPLRAYVGFALIACGLAVIDGRILRLFRRRAWRKDSA
- a CDS encoding ATPase, yielding MIYQSASDWRATTAKRVLLFGMSGLGKTHLANMLREGDAWFHYSVDYRIGTRYMGEYIADNFKREAMRLPFLRELLMTDSVYITSNITFNNLAPLSTYLGKPGDPARGGVPFAEYCLRQSQHREAEIAALHDTTRFIHRAQDLYGYRNFVCDSGGSICEVVEPDNPADPVLRELADNLLLVWLKGSDAHQAELIRRFDRAPKPMYYQPAFLARIWADWLTQQGLAEDQVDPDAFLRFAYAQVLEHRQPRYAAMARWGVTVTPEEVAAVRDVAGFEDLIARAIDRRGVEDAPAPA
- the metA gene encoding homoserine O-succinyltransferase, translated to MPITLPATLPAFEVLRREGVMVMSPERAATQEIRPLRIALLNLMPKKIQTENQFARLIGATPLQIDLHLIRMSEHQTKNTAAEHMEAFYRPFQEVKAEKFDGLIITGAPIEHLDFTQVTYWDELCEVMDWTQSHVHSTFGVCWGGMAMINHFHSVPKHLLAAKAFGCFRHRNVAPTSPYLRGFSDDCVIPVSRWTEMRQPEIDAAPGLRTLLASDEVGPCLVEDAGHRALYIFNHFEYDSDTLKQEYDRDVAAGRAINVPLNYYPDDNPAMTPLNRWRSHAHLLYGNWINEIYQSTPYDIKAIGS
- a CDS encoding alpha/beta hydrolase, encoding MAASFIIAALAASGCAAVVDRRADARETAAEARFPPEGRLIAVPGGNVHAVTRGAGRDLVLIHGASGNTRDFTLRLVDLLETDFRVTVFDRPGLGWSDDLGTPGISPLVQADALRAAAETLGLHRPIVLGHSYGGAVAMAWALRDPETAGLVIVSGATMPWPGGLGPWYAISASRLGGATVVPLISAFASEAQAEAAVASVFAPQIPPPGYAEGIGIGLTLRRDSIRVNSRQVSGLKPHLERMLPNYPRLTLPVELVHGDADTVVPVRVHAEPLSRLLPDATLTVLPGVGHMPHHTNPEVVVAAIRRAAARSR